A part of Paenibacillus sp. 481 genomic DNA contains:
- a CDS encoding YjjG family noncanonical pyrimidine nucleotidase yields the protein MKKYQTLLFDVDDTLLDFGAAEQAALRMLFEDHHMPLTTELEADYKKINQGLWQSFEEGKLDRDEVVNTRFATLFKAYGREVDGVLLEKSYRSYLEEGHQLVHGAFELIKSLHQKYDLYIVTNGVSKTQYKRLHDSALLPLFKHVFVSEDTGFQKPMKAYFDYVFARIPHFNVEQALIIGDSLSADIVGGQLAGLDTCWFNPELKPNDLDIAPTYHIQRLDELYRILHVEKEPLATV from the coding sequence TTGAAAAAATACCAGACTTTATTATTCGATGTAGATGATACACTATTGGATTTTGGTGCAGCAGAACAGGCAGCGCTACGCATGCTGTTCGAGGATCATCACATGCCCTTAACGACAGAACTCGAAGCCGATTATAAAAAAATCAATCAAGGTCTTTGGCAGTCGTTTGAAGAAGGAAAATTGGATCGTGATGAGGTTGTGAACACGCGTTTTGCGACATTATTTAAGGCGTATGGTCGAGAGGTTGATGGGGTCTTATTGGAAAAAAGCTATCGCAGCTACTTGGAGGAGGGGCATCAGCTTGTTCATGGGGCTTTCGAATTAATAAAAAGCTTACATCAGAAATATGACTTGTACATTGTAACGAATGGGGTTTCCAAGACTCAGTATAAACGCTTGCACGACTCTGCATTATTACCGTTATTTAAACACGTCTTTGTGTCCGAAGATACGGGCTTCCAAAAGCCGATGAAAGCGTATTTTGATTATGTGTTTGCACGAATTCCTCATTTCAATGTGGAGCAAGCATTAATTATTGGCGATTCATTAAGCGCAGATATAGTAGGCGGACAGCTAGCAGGTCTAGATACGTGTTGGTTCAACCCTGAGCTGAAACCGAATGACCTAGATATTGCTCCTACTTATCATATACAAAGACTTGATGAGCTGTATCGGATTTTACACGTTGAAAAAGAGCCATTAGCCACTGTTTAA
- a CDS encoding MFS transporter — protein sequence MPSIIYLLALAIFAMTTSEFMVAGMMNELAHAFDASISSIGYLITAYAGAMVIGGPMLTAVLLHIRRKQALLALIVVFFMGQSLGAMAWSYDSMMIARVITGIASSAAFGVTVAISATLVSPNSRGKAASIVLAGLMIATVVGLPLTTIISQHFGWRISFWAVAGLVFLSGIMIQWLLPSSSTKDQTNLKEELTSFKNPHLWAAYLTSMLIIGSTFAAFSYFTPIFTHVAGFSDASIPYLLALYGIFTVIGNIVVGKWADRYTMRILVTGLTLLLVALVLFATGGEHKAIAVLSIILIGVTGVAMNPAMITRVMKTAGSGTMVNTVHTSCITFGVVIGSSFGGIGISAGYGFASPLWVGACLAALGLLSLVPYLRKRD from the coding sequence ATGCCATCTATTATTTATTTGTTAGCTTTAGCGATTTTTGCAATGACCACATCTGAGTTTATGGTTGCAGGTATGATGAATGAGCTCGCCCATGCATTTGACGCTTCGATATCATCGATCGGATATTTAATTACGGCTTATGCAGGTGCAATGGTAATAGGCGGCCCAATGTTAACGGCAGTTCTCCTACACATTCGCCGCAAGCAAGCACTTTTGGCTTTGATTGTTGTCTTTTTTATGGGCCAATCGTTAGGGGCTATGGCTTGGAGCTATGATTCGATGATGATCGCGCGTGTCATAACCGGTATCGCTTCATCCGCAGCTTTTGGCGTTACCGTCGCCATTTCAGCAACCTTAGTTTCCCCGAACTCGAGGGGGAAAGCAGCTTCGATCGTGCTCGCAGGTTTGATGATCGCAACGGTAGTAGGATTACCTTTGACAACAATCATTTCACAACATTTCGGCTGGCGCATCAGCTTTTGGGCCGTTGCAGGCCTTGTCTTCCTCTCAGGAATCATGATTCAATGGTTGCTACCTTCCTCATCAACAAAAGATCAGACAAACTTGAAAGAAGAGCTTACTAGTTTTAAAAATCCCCATCTTTGGGCGGCGTATCTAACGAGTATGTTAATTATTGGCAGTACGTTTGCCGCATTCAGCTATTTCACTCCCATTTTTACACATGTCGCTGGATTTTCGGATGCAAGTATTCCTTATTTGCTTGCCCTATATGGCATATTCACAGTGATTGGAAACATCGTGGTCGGTAAATGGGCTGATCGTTATACGATGCGAATACTCGTCACGGGATTAACCTTATTGCTAGTGGCGTTAGTTCTGTTTGCTACAGGTGGCGAACATAAAGCGATTGCTGTTCTATCTATCATATTGATAGGCGTGACAGGTGTAGCCATGAACCCAGCCATGATCACGCGTGTCATGAAGACGGCGGGGAGCGGGACGATGGTAAATACGGTTCATACTTCCTGCATTACATTTGGCGTTGTCATCGGTTCATCATTTGGCGGAATAGGGATCAGTGCTGGATATGGTTTTGCTTCTCCTTTGTGGGTGGGGGCTTGTTTAGCTGCATTAGGTTTACTATCATTAGTTCCATACTTACGTAAGCGTGACTAA
- a CDS encoding TetR/AcrR family transcriptional regulator, which translates to MSKRGRPRDFDHASIVDVAMKTFWTKGYEGCSTQDLCKDTGLGKGSLYNTFGSKHELYTQVVERYHETGIEQQRALLESSGSVQERLRNFLTWAVEEDFEATSPKGCLLINAGLERAKDDPMIEEIVSRHVELLKQAMEKVMEEGLRTGEISSKRSAVDLASLFLSSYYGFRVLNTSTQNRTLAEQIMNGTMEAIFGA; encoded by the coding sequence TTGAGTAAACGCGGCAGACCCCGTGATTTTGATCACGCCTCCATCGTAGATGTTGCCATGAAGACATTTTGGACGAAAGGATACGAGGGGTGTTCAACGCAAGACTTATGCAAGGATACAGGACTTGGCAAAGGCAGTCTGTATAACACATTTGGCAGTAAACACGAGCTTTATACACAAGTGGTGGAACGCTACCATGAAACAGGGATTGAACAACAAAGAGCCTTATTAGAAAGTTCAGGTTCTGTTCAAGAACGGCTACGAAATTTTTTAACATGGGCAGTGGAAGAAGATTTTGAAGCTACGAGCCCAAAGGGTTGTTTGCTCATAAATGCTGGTTTGGAGCGGGCTAAAGACGATCCGATGATCGAAGAAATTGTATCCCGACATGTTGAACTTCTTAAACAAGCTATGGAGAAAGTGATGGAGGAAGGCTTGCGAACTGGCGAAATCTCAAGCAAACGATCTGCTGTGGACTTGGCGAGCTTATTTTTAAGCAGTTACTACGGATTCCGTGTGCTGAATACATCCACCCAAAATCGGACATTGGCTGAACAAATTATGAATGGAACGATGGAAGCTATTTTTGGCGCTTAA
- a CDS encoding DJ-1/PfpI family protein, whose amino-acid sequence MEIAILLYDGVTALDAIGPYEVLAATMKCNVKFVAKKKGLIQLDSKMGYLHADYTFSEVTSADILVVPGCSPPHYKTPMNDEATLDWIRQLHKTTKWTTSVCNGSLILSAAGLLNGVVATSHWCSFDILRSLGAIPTDERVVRQGKIVTAAGVSSGIDMALQLVAWELGENASKSAQLILEYDPQPPFDAGSPKKAPAALVKRIRRALQDFSNQEPNS is encoded by the coding sequence ATGGAAATCGCAATCCTGCTTTACGATGGAGTTACAGCATTAGATGCAATAGGTCCGTATGAAGTACTTGCCGCAACAATGAAATGCAACGTGAAGTTTGTAGCCAAGAAAAAAGGGCTCATCCAACTGGATTCAAAAATGGGGTACTTGCATGCTGATTACACCTTTTCTGAAGTAACTTCGGCAGATATTCTTGTCGTTCCTGGTTGCAGCCCGCCTCATTATAAAACTCCGATGAATGACGAAGCAACGTTGGATTGGATTCGCCAATTACATAAGACGACGAAATGGACGACGTCGGTGTGTAATGGTTCGCTTATTTTAAGTGCCGCAGGCTTGTTGAACGGAGTCGTAGCAACGAGTCATTGGTGTTCCTTCGACATCCTGCGTTCGCTTGGAGCCATTCCAACAGATGAGCGCGTCGTACGCCAAGGCAAAATCGTAACCGCAGCTGGTGTCTCCTCCGGTATCGATATGGCCCTCCAATTAGTCGCATGGGAATTGGGGGAAAATGCAAGCAAAAGCGCCCAGTTAATTTTGGAGTACGATCCTCAACCTCCGTTTGATGCGGGCTCACCGAAGAAAGCGCCAGCAGCATTGGTAAAACGGATAAGGAGAGCCCTACAAGATTTTTCTAACCAAGAGCCCAATTCGTAA
- a CDS encoding SDR family oxidoreductase produces MNDYTGKKAVITGGTHGMGLATAKALLAGGAEVIVTGRNPQNIDEARRELGERAHVVLSDVSRMEDIQALGEYVAKHFREIDFLHVNAGISKLEPFHEVTESSYDRTFAVNTKGAFFTVQRLAPLIREGGSIVFTSSVADEGGFSGMSVYSASKAALRSLASGFAVELLPRSIRVNVVSPGFIKTPTMGAADLSEAERASFEELGNQITPMKRHGSSEEVAKAVLFLAFDATFTTGAKLTVDGGLGQHLSVN; encoded by the coding sequence ATGAACGATTATACAGGAAAAAAAGCGGTTATTACCGGAGGAACGCACGGAATGGGTCTTGCCACAGCTAAAGCGCTGCTGGCGGGCGGGGCGGAAGTTATCGTCACAGGCCGCAACCCGCAGAACATAGATGAGGCCCGACGTGAGTTGGGTGAACGGGCACATGTTGTGTTGTCCGATGTATCACGCATGGAAGATATCCAGGCATTAGGTGAATACGTGGCGAAGCATTTTAGGGAGATCGATTTCTTGCATGTGAACGCAGGAATCTCCAAGCTTGAGCCTTTTCATGAAGTGACGGAAAGTTCCTATGATCGAACGTTTGCTGTGAATACGAAGGGCGCATTTTTCACTGTCCAGCGGTTAGCACCGCTTATTCGTGAAGGAGGCTCGATCGTGTTCACCTCTTCTGTTGCAGATGAAGGCGGCTTTAGCGGGATGAGCGTATATAGCGCCTCCAAAGCTGCGCTGCGCTCATTAGCCTCTGGCTTTGCGGTGGAACTGCTGCCTAGAAGTATTCGCGTCAATGTCGTCAGTCCGGGATTTATCAAGACCCCGACGATGGGCGCCGCCGATCTATCCGAAGCGGAACGCGCTTCCTTCGAGGAGCTTGGCAATCAGATTACACCGATGAAGCGTCATGGCTCATCAGAAGAAGTAGCTAAGGCGGTCTTATTCCTCGCCTTCGATGCTACCTTCACCACAGGCGCGAAGTTAACTGTGGACGGCGGACTCGGGCAACACCTTTCCGTCAATTAA
- a CDS encoding MerR family transcriptional regulator — protein MKISELSQLTKVSARSIRHYEEKGLLQAERLDNDYRKFNEADIDRVKAIQLYLKLGLTADEIGSLFKCEFATPDEYEYCEEMLNIYEDKLSNVTDQIKALHQLKKLLERQISLTRSKQIHN, from the coding sequence ATGAAAATAAGCGAATTATCGCAGTTGACCAAAGTCAGCGCACGCTCGATTCGACATTATGAAGAGAAAGGCTTGCTGCAAGCGGAAAGATTGGACAATGATTACCGCAAGTTTAACGAAGCTGATATCGATCGTGTAAAAGCTATACAATTATACTTGAAGCTGGGTTTAACGGCGGATGAAATCGGAAGTCTTTTTAAGTGTGAATTCGCTACGCCTGACGAGTACGAATATTGCGAGGAAATGCTGAACATCTATGAAGACAAACTAAGTAACGTCACTGACCAAATCAAAGCGCTTCATCAATTGAAAAAATTGCTGGAGAGACAAATCTCCCTTACACGTAGTAAACAGATACATAACTAA
- a CDS encoding RES domain-containing protein — protein sequence MNCFELSSTFVKLDINPLESIISYVDELQSYVETYNEHLIDLDLKCSICCEDLQYDDYFVVEEKEEQLVKAISEMLGNEISTYIHYCSRCDIVNELFEANKMSVIEIGEKKYDEGLSITKFLEEHFIPSQYVKHIIPYLSCGCCGFGYHKESKTYHKGNFIQSFRVLSNDHISAFLDIDLSDWINYAEKYHIYLRDFEVQSFLSFLKKNPLLAYKHPVGARFYELFDAMLKEGDYFTLDIGTQLFRGRTRPIGSKKFERTEIWEPPFGVSSHGRYNIVGTSVLYLSNHKEYIPYEVNYNNDQELDVALFEVKKPLKILDLSNLLGDFGRFLSQSSKDRNILKFEYLLTNYISACCLDVGFNGVKYKGVKEGNYENYALLNYQHGIDLEIISLDTAKIQIQYKFNN from the coding sequence ATGAACTGTTTTGAACTTTCTTCTACATTTGTTAAGCTCGATATTAACCCATTAGAAAGCATAATTTCTTATGTGGATGAATTACAAAGTTACGTAGAAACATACAATGAGCATTTAATAGATCTAGATTTAAAATGTTCAATATGTTGCGAAGACCTTCAATATGATGATTATTTCGTAGTTGAAGAAAAAGAGGAGCAATTAGTAAAAGCAATTAGTGAAATGCTTGGTAATGAAATATCCACATATATACATTATTGTTCTCGATGCGATATAGTTAATGAATTATTTGAAGCAAATAAAATGAGTGTTATAGAAATAGGGGAGAAAAAATATGATGAAGGTCTATCAATTACAAAGTTTTTAGAAGAACACTTTATACCTTCCCAATATGTTAAACACATTATTCCGTATTTAAGCTGCGGATGTTGTGGGTTTGGATATCACAAAGAATCAAAGACTTATCATAAAGGTAATTTTATCCAATCATTTAGGGTTCTTAGTAATGATCACATTAGTGCTTTTTTAGATATTGATTTGAGTGATTGGATCAATTATGCCGAAAAGTATCATATTTATTTAAGAGATTTCGAAGTCCAAAGTTTTTTATCTTTCTTAAAAAAGAACCCACTCTTGGCGTACAAACATCCTGTAGGAGCACGGTTTTATGAATTGTTCGATGCGATGCTTAAAGAAGGTGATTATTTTACATTAGATATTGGTACTCAATTATTTCGAGGGAGAACAAGACCAATTGGAAGTAAGAAATTTGAACGAACTGAAATATGGGAGCCACCTTTCGGTGTCTCTTCTCATGGTAGATACAATATCGTTGGTACTTCAGTACTCTATCTATCGAATCATAAAGAATACATACCTTATGAGGTGAATTATAACAACGATCAAGAATTAGATGTTGCGTTATTTGAAGTGAAGAAACCTCTGAAAATACTTGATTTAAGTAATTTACTCGGTGATTTTGGTAGATTTTTGTCCCAATCCTCGAAAGACAGAAATATTTTGAAATTTGAATATTTATTAACTAATTATATTTCAGCTTGTTGCTTGGATGTGGGATTCAATGGTGTGAAATACAAAGGGGTCAAGGAAGGGAATTACGAGAACTATGCTCTTCTGAATTATCAACATGGAATTGATTTGGAAATAATATCACTGGATACAGCAAAGATTCAAATTCAATATAAATTTAATAATTAG
- the cysI gene encoding assimilatory sulfite reductase (NADPH) hemoprotein subunit yields MSNNLKVEPIGGPPSDVEDLKKESNYLRGSLTNSLANRITGGLPELDNRLLKFHGSYMQDDRDYRNERQKQKLEPYFQFMLRVVTPGGVSTPAQWLVMDELADKYGTGSLRLTTRQAFQLHGVLKWNLKKTIQEINEAMLTTLAACGDVSRNVMCNPNPYQSDIHSEVFYWSQQLTTHLAPKTPAYHEIWLDGEKVVDSLEQADTAVEVEPIYGPVYLPRKFKIGIAVPPSNDVDVYSQDLGYIAIVEDGKLVGFNVCVGGGMGMTHGDNATYPQLARVIGFITPDRVLDVAEKTVTIQRDYGNRSVRKYARFKYTIDRHGLEWFVDELHERLGWTLEPAREFKFDHTGDRYGWIKGKDGKWNLTLYVQSGRIADVEGYKLRTALREIAKIHTGDFRLTANQNLMIANVNSQKKAKIVALLKDYGIAEGTQYSALRRSALSCVALPTCGLAMAEAERYLPTLVDKLEPVLEEAGLRDEEIIIRMTGCPNGCARPALGEISFIGKSPGKYNMYMGAGFSGDRLSKLYRENIGEEEIIDTLKPIINRYATERVSGEHFGDFVIRTGYVQPVTNGMNFHD; encoded by the coding sequence ATGTCAAACAACCTTAAGGTAGAGCCAATCGGCGGGCCGCCGAGTGACGTGGAGGATTTGAAAAAAGAGAGTAACTATTTGCGTGGATCGTTGACGAATTCGCTAGCTAACCGAATTACAGGCGGATTGCCCGAGTTAGATAACCGACTGCTTAAATTCCACGGCAGCTATATGCAGGACGACCGCGATTACCGCAATGAGCGGCAAAAGCAAAAGCTGGAGCCATACTTCCAGTTTATGCTACGTGTCGTTACACCGGGTGGCGTGTCAACGCCGGCGCAATGGCTCGTTATGGATGAGTTGGCTGACAAATACGGCACTGGAAGCTTGCGTTTGACGACACGGCAGGCATTCCAGCTGCATGGCGTCTTGAAGTGGAATTTGAAAAAAACAATTCAAGAAATTAATGAAGCGATGCTGACGACGTTGGCTGCTTGCGGTGATGTTAGCCGCAACGTCATGTGTAATCCGAATCCGTACCAATCGGACATTCATAGCGAGGTGTTCTACTGGTCGCAGCAGTTGACGACACATTTGGCACCTAAAACGCCTGCATATCATGAAATTTGGCTCGATGGCGAGAAGGTTGTAGACAGTCTTGAGCAAGCAGATACGGCTGTAGAGGTAGAGCCCATTTATGGTCCTGTATATTTGCCGCGAAAATTTAAAATCGGCATTGCGGTACCGCCATCGAATGACGTTGACGTGTATTCGCAAGATCTTGGCTATATCGCTATCGTAGAAGACGGCAAGCTCGTCGGCTTTAACGTCTGCGTCGGTGGCGGCATGGGCATGACGCACGGTGATAACGCTACTTATCCGCAGCTTGCGCGCGTCATCGGCTTCATAACGCCAGACCGCGTTCTGGACGTAGCGGAGAAGACAGTTACGATCCAGCGCGATTACGGCAACCGCTCTGTACGGAAATACGCTCGTTTCAAGTATACGATCGACCGCCACGGCTTGGAATGGTTTGTAGACGAGCTGCATGAGCGCTTGGGCTGGACGCTTGAGCCTGCACGCGAGTTCAAGTTCGATCATACCGGCGACCGTTATGGCTGGATTAAAGGTAAAGACGGCAAATGGAATTTGACGCTGTATGTTCAAAGTGGACGCATCGCGGACGTTGAAGGCTATAAGCTGAGAACGGCGCTGCGTGAGATCGCGAAGATTCATACGGGAGATTTCCGTCTTACGGCTAATCAGAACTTAATGATTGCCAACGTGAACAGCCAGAAGAAAGCGAAAATCGTTGCTTTGTTGAAAGACTACGGCATCGCGGAAGGCACGCAGTATTCGGCTCTTCGTCGCAGCGCATTGTCATGTGTAGCATTGCCGACATGTGGGCTTGCGATGGCGGAAGCTGAACGTTACTTGCCGACATTGGTCGATAAGTTGGAGCCGGTTCTCGAGGAAGCGGGTCTGCGCGATGAAGAAATCATTATTCGCATGACAGGCTGCCCGAACGGCTGCGCGCGTCCGGCGTTGGGCGAGATTTCGTTCATCGGCAAATCGCCTGGCAAGTACAACATGTACATGGGCGCCGGTTTCTCCGGCGACCGCCTGAGCAAGTTGTACCGTGAGAACATCGGGGAAGAGGAAATCATCGATACGCTTAAACCTATCATTAACCGCTATGCGACCGAGCGTGTTAGTGGCGAGCATTTTGGCGATTTTGTGATCCGTACGGGCTATGTGCAGCCTGTGACAAACGGTATGAACTTCCACGATTAA
- a CDS encoding assimilatory sulfite reductase (NADPH) flavoprotein subunit, with protein MQLQVTNSPFTAEQAELINKLLPTLTEAQLNWLGGYLAFYRAGNVSAAASELAASTVLEAHAPAAEAVVAPQGPREATILFGSQTGNSQRLAGRLADKLKGQGIEVTLSAMNKYKTNNLKKAGYLFVLVSTHGEGDPPDNALTFYELLNSKRAPKLDGLKFSVLALGDTSYEFFCKTGIDFDTRLAELGAERIVDRVDCDVDFEESAAGWIAAVNAVVNNAATSVSASLHGVEGVASTSALASVASDSTYSRANPFMAEVLDNLNLNGQGSDRETRHLELSLEGSGLTYAPGDAVGVYPQNDPSLVDELISFLKWNPEEAVVTGKAGETSSLREALLHHFEITVLTKPLLEKAVAFTGNDKLAELLKPEHKEDLKAYMNGRDLLDLLRDYTPWTLAVSDVATLLRKLPPRLYSIASSLNSHPEEVHLTIRKVEYKAHGRDRKGVCSVYTSERLVTGDKLPIFIQQNPNFKLPDNSDTPVIMVGPGTGVAPFRAFLEEREELGATGKTWLFYGDRHFVTDFLYQTDWQRMLNDGVLTKLDVAFSRDTDEKVYVQQRMLENGAELYEWLQKGAHVYVCGDEKHMAHDVQAALLTIIGQYGGQSPEAAAAYLSELQAEGRYQRDVY; from the coding sequence TTGCAACTACAAGTGACGAATAGCCCGTTTACAGCCGAGCAAGCAGAATTAATTAATAAGCTGCTCCCAACTTTGACAGAAGCGCAATTGAATTGGCTCGGAGGATACTTAGCTTTTTATCGTGCGGGGAATGTTAGCGCCGCAGCATCGGAATTGGCGGCAAGCACGGTACTGGAAGCGCATGCGCCTGCGGCTGAAGCAGTAGTCGCGCCACAAGGCCCGCGCGAAGCGACGATTTTGTTCGGTTCACAGACTGGTAACTCGCAAAGATTGGCAGGACGGCTTGCAGACAAGCTAAAAGGTCAAGGCATCGAGGTTACGCTGTCCGCCATGAACAAGTACAAAACGAACAATCTAAAAAAAGCTGGTTATTTATTTGTTCTCGTCAGTACGCACGGTGAGGGCGATCCGCCGGATAATGCGTTAACTTTTTATGAATTATTGAATAGCAAACGTGCGCCGAAGCTAGATGGATTGAAGTTCTCCGTTCTTGCACTGGGCGATACGTCGTACGAATTTTTTTGCAAAACAGGAATCGATTTTGACACTAGGCTCGCTGAACTCGGTGCAGAGCGGATCGTGGATCGTGTAGATTGCGATGTGGATTTTGAGGAGTCCGCCGCTGGCTGGATAGCAGCCGTAAATGCTGTAGTGAACAACGCTGCGACATCGGTATCAGCATCCTTGCATGGAGTAGAGGGCGTTGCGTCTACATCTGCATTGGCATCTGTCGCAAGCGATTCGACATATTCGCGAGCTAATCCGTTTATGGCGGAAGTGCTTGATAATTTGAACTTGAACGGCCAAGGTTCGGACCGTGAAACGCGCCATTTGGAGCTGTCTCTTGAAGGTTCAGGTCTGACGTATGCACCTGGGGATGCGGTTGGCGTTTACCCGCAGAATGACCCATCATTAGTAGATGAACTTATCTCGTTCCTGAAATGGAATCCGGAAGAAGCAGTCGTAACGGGCAAAGCAGGCGAAACTTCTTCGCTTCGTGAAGCCCTGCTTCATCATTTTGAAATCACAGTCTTGACCAAGCCTTTGCTGGAAAAAGCGGTTGCCTTTACTGGAAACGACAAGCTGGCTGAACTGCTAAAGCCAGAACATAAAGAAGACTTGAAAGCCTATATGAACGGACGCGATTTGCTTGATCTGCTGCGTGATTACACGCCATGGACGCTGGCTGTTAGTGACGTTGCAACTTTGCTGCGCAAGCTGCCGCCACGGCTATATTCCATTGCGAGCAGCTTAAACTCTCATCCGGAGGAAGTGCATCTGACGATCCGGAAAGTGGAATACAAAGCTCATGGCCGTGACCGCAAAGGCGTGTGCTCCGTGTACACTTCTGAACGACTGGTGACAGGTGATAAGCTTCCAATTTTCATCCAACAAAATCCAAACTTTAAGTTGCCGGACAATTCCGATACGCCGGTCATCATGGTCGGCCCAGGCACGGGCGTTGCACCGTTCCGAGCGTTCCTTGAGGAGCGTGAGGAGTTGGGCGCAACGGGGAAAACGTGGCTTTTCTACGGGGATAGACATTTCGTGACAGACTTCCTGTATCAGACTGACTGGCAGCGCATGTTGAATGACGGTGTATTGACGAAGCTGGACGTAGCTTTTTCCCGAGATACGGACGAGAAGGTATATGTACAGCAGCGGATGCTGGAAAATGGCGCAGAGCTGTACGAGTGGCTGCAAAAAGGCGCACATGTGTACGTCTGTGGAGACGAGAAGCATATGGCGCACGACGTGCAAGCTGCATTGCTCACTATTATCGGGCAGTACGGCGGCCAATCTCCTGAAGCGGCAGCTGCGTACTTGTCTGAGCTGCAAGCAGAGGGACGTTACCAACGCGACGTATACTAA